In Zunongwangia profunda SM-A87, the following proteins share a genomic window:
- a CDS encoding MltF family protein, with protein sequence MIQLLHKFSLYFIFKKFFVLLFLFSCFVSCSEKKNLNDGAEITPKLYSKDLSAIKEDGKLTVITIYNSTSYFLYRGKPMGFEYELVKKLADHLELELDIKVAKDMDHLFDMLNAGVGDLIAFGLSVTEDRKKIVNFTEYHYLTHQVLVQRRPENWRRLPMYKIKKHTINDPIEMIGKTVHVRKNSSYYERLENLENEIGGQIDIQLVSGNKTTEDIIKMVVDGEIDYTVSDYNIAAINQTYNPILDIDTEISFSQRIAWSVRKNSPELLAEINSWLRNIKKKDFYYVVYNKYFKNKKSYRRRIKSEFYSKNQGKISQYDAIVKNNVERLGWDWRLLSSQIFQESRFQPNENSWAGAGGLMQLMPATAEELGVKNITNPSENIRGGTQYLKKLIQNFTKVEDSIQKIKFTLAAYNCGLGHVRDAQRLTKASGEDPYVWDDNVEDYLLKLSSREFFSRPEVKYGFVRGREPYLYVKEIFLRYEHYKTLIPFKTPDSTSQLVSN encoded by the coding sequence ATGATTCAACTTTTACATAAATTTTCTTTATATTTTATTTTTAAAAAGTTTTTCGTACTACTTTTTCTTTTTAGTTGTTTTGTAAGCTGTTCTGAAAAAAAGAATCTGAACGATGGAGCTGAAATTACTCCAAAACTGTACTCTAAAGATCTTTCAGCTATTAAAGAAGATGGTAAGCTAACGGTCATTACCATTTATAATTCTACCAGTTATTTTTTATATCGAGGGAAACCTATGGGCTTTGAATACGAATTGGTAAAAAAACTCGCTGATCATTTAGAACTTGAATTAGATATCAAAGTTGCTAAAGATATGGATCATTTGTTCGATATGTTAAATGCGGGTGTGGGCGATTTAATAGCCTTTGGACTCTCTGTTACCGAAGACCGTAAAAAGATAGTCAATTTTACCGAATATCACTATTTAACACATCAGGTATTGGTGCAACGCCGGCCTGAAAATTGGCGTAGATTACCCATGTACAAGATCAAAAAGCATACAATTAACGATCCTATTGAAATGATCGGGAAAACGGTGCACGTACGTAAAAATTCTTCCTATTACGAACGCTTAGAGAACCTGGAAAATGAGATTGGTGGGCAAATTGATATTCAACTGGTTTCGGGAAATAAAACCACCGAGGATATTATAAAAATGGTTGTGGATGGTGAAATAGATTATACCGTTTCAGATTATAATATTGCCGCCATTAATCAAACTTACAATCCAATTTTAGATATCGATACAGAGATTAGCTTCTCGCAACGTATCGCTTGGTCGGTTCGTAAAAACTCACCTGAATTGTTGGCTGAGATTAATTCCTGGCTAAGAAATATTAAAAAGAAAGATTTTTATTACGTCGTGTACAACAAGTATTTTAAGAACAAAAAATCGTACCGTCGACGTATAAAAAGTGAATTTTATAGTAAAAATCAGGGAAAAATCAGTCAGTATGATGCTATTGTAAAAAATAATGTCGAGCGTTTAGGATGGGATTGGCGACTACTGAGTTCACAAATCTTCCAGGAATCACGCTTTCAGCCAAATGAAAATTCCTGGGCTGGCGCTGGTGGTTTAATGCAATTAATGCCGGCAACGGCAGAAGAATTAGGGGTGAAAAATATTACCAATCCTTCAGAAAATATTCGTGGTGGTACACAATATTTAAAGAAATTAATTCAAAATTTTACCAAAGTCGAAGATAGCATTCAGAAGATAAAATTCACTTTAGCTGCATATAATTGTGGTTTGGGACATGTTCGCGACGCGCAACGCTTAACCAAGGCTTCTGGCGAGGATCCGTACGTATGGGACGATAACGTAGAAGATTATTTACTGAAATTGAGTTCCAGAGAATTTTTTAGCCGGCCTGAAGTAAAATATGGATTTGTAAGAGGTAGGGAACCTTATTTATATGTAAAGGAAATTTTCCTTCGGTATGAGCATTATAAAACACTTATTCCTTTTAAAACACCCGATTCCACTTCTCAGTTGGTTTCAAATTAA
- a CDS encoding MarR family winged helix-turn-helix transcriptional regulator, producing the protein MNEKYENLKLDNQLCFPLYTASRLVIQRYQPMLKDLDLTYPQYLVLMVLWEKDEVNLSVIAEKLQLQSNTLTPLLKRLQQRGFLDRKRSESDERNIVITLTDQGKKLKDQACNVPKLLSEQLPLAAEEAKELYRILYKMIDKMNKK; encoded by the coding sequence ATGAATGAGAAATATGAAAATTTAAAACTTGATAACCAACTTTGTTTTCCATTGTATACAGCTTCAAGATTGGTCATTCAGAGGTATCAACCAATGTTGAAGGATTTAGACCTTACCTATCCGCAATATCTGGTATTAATGGTACTTTGGGAAAAAGATGAGGTGAATTTAAGTGTGATAGCAGAAAAACTTCAGTTACAATCCAATACCTTAACGCCACTTTTAAAACGACTTCAGCAACGTGGATTTTTAGACCGTAAACGCTCTGAATCTGATGAAAGAAATATCGTAATTACGCTAACTGATCAAGGGAAAAAGCTAAAAGACCAGGCCTGTAATGTGCCAAAGCTATTGTCTGAGCAACTTCCATTGGCAGCAGAAGAAGCCAAAGAATTGTATCGAATATTATACAAAATGATTGATAAAATGAACAAAAAATAG
- a CDS encoding aspartate carbamoyltransferase catalytic subunit: MNELSVNHLLGIKYLQKSDIDLIFNTADHFKEVINRPIKKVPSLRDITIANLFFENSTRTRLSFELAEKRLSADTINFSAASSSVKKGETLIDTVNNILSMKVDMVVMRHPNPGAGIFLSKHVKASIVNAGDGAHEHPTQALLDSYSIRERLGEVAGKNVVIVGDILHSRVALSNIFALKLLGANVKVCGPKTLIPKYIDSLGVEVETNLIKALEWCDVANMLRVQNERMDISYFPSTREYTQQFGLNKKILNSLNKEIIVMHPGPINRGVEITSDVADSDQAIILDQVQNGVAVRMAVIYLLASKIKQ, encoded by the coding sequence ATGAACGAATTAAGTGTTAACCACTTACTTGGGATTAAGTACCTGCAAAAATCGGATATTGACTTAATTTTTAATACTGCCGATCATTTTAAAGAAGTTATTAACCGGCCTATTAAAAAAGTCCCATCGTTACGAGATATAACCATAGCCAACTTATTTTTTGAAAATAGTACCAGAACCCGCCTTTCTTTTGAGCTTGCCGAAAAACGTTTAAGTGCTGATACGATTAATTTTTCAGCTGCTTCTTCCTCGGTTAAAAAAGGAGAAACGCTTATTGATACCGTAAATAATATCTTATCGATGAAAGTCGATATGGTGGTTATGAGACATCCTAATCCTGGAGCAGGAATTTTTCTTTCTAAACACGTAAAAGCTAGCATTGTAAACGCAGGGGATGGAGCACATGAGCACCCCACACAAGCCTTGCTGGATTCGTATTCTATACGTGAACGTTTAGGAGAGGTTGCCGGAAAGAATGTGGTGATTGTAGGAGATATTTTGCATAGTCGAGTAGCCCTTTCTAATATTTTTGCCTTAAAATTACTGGGAGCAAACGTAAAAGTTTGCGGACCTAAAACGCTAATTCCAAAATATATTGATTCTTTGGGAGTAGAGGTGGAAACCAATCTTATAAAAGCATTAGAATGGTGCGATGTTGCCAACATGCTGAGGGTTCAAAATGAAAGGATGGATATTAGTTATTTCCCTTCTACCAGAGAATACACGCAACAATTTGGTTTAAATAAGAAAATACTGAATAGTCTAAACAAAGAAATCATTGTAATGCACCCGGGACCGATTAATCGCGGCGTAGAAATTACCAGTGATGTTGCAGACAGTGATCAGGCAATTATTTTGGATCAGGTACAGAATGGTGTTGCGGTAAGGATGGCGGTTATATATTTATTGGCTTCTAAAATCAAGCAATAG
- the pyrR gene encoding bifunctional pyr operon transcriptional regulator/uracil phosphoribosyltransferase PyrR translates to MSQKVLLTAKEVQIILQRLACQLVENHSDFSNTVLIGIQPRGIFLLNRLQEILEQEYQLKDLKTGQLDITFYRDDFRRSDKPLEANKTKIDFVVEDKRVVFIDDVLYTGRSIRAALTAIQSFGRPKEIELLSFIDRRFSRHLPIQPDYNGRQVDAINEEKVKVNWKENEGEDIVYLISK, encoded by the coding sequence ATGAGTCAAAAAGTGCTACTTACCGCTAAAGAAGTACAAATTATTTTGCAACGACTGGCTTGCCAGCTTGTAGAAAATCATTCTGACTTTTCTAATACTGTTCTTATCGGGATACAACCCAGGGGTATATTTTTACTAAATAGACTTCAGGAAATTTTGGAACAGGAATATCAGCTTAAGGATCTTAAAACGGGCCAATTGGATATTACATTCTACAGGGATGATTTCCGCAGAAGCGATAAGCCGTTAGAAGCCAATAAAACAAAAATCGATTTTGTAGTAGAAGATAAGCGTGTGGTTTTTATCGATGATGTTTTATATACCGGTAGAAGCATAAGGGCAGCCCTTACTGCGATTCAATCTTTTGGAAGGCCCAAAGAAATTGAATTGTTAAGTTTTATTGATCGTCGTTTTAGTAGACATTTACCTATTCAGCCAGATTATAATGGTAGACAGGTAGATGCTATAAACGAGGAAAAAGTAAAAGTAAACTGGAAGGAAAATGAAGGCGAAGATATTGTTTACCTTATTTCAAAATAA
- a CDS encoding nucleoside deaminase, with product MTEDDKKFMRRAIALAEEGMNTGAGGPFGAVVVKDGEIIAEGWNIVTSSNDPTAHAEITAIRRACENLNTFQLENCVLYTSCEPCPMCLGAIYWARPKKVFYALNHSDAAKIGFDDQFIYEELDKDIENRKVPFVNILREEGLPVFEKWDRKENRIDY from the coding sequence ATGACAGAGGACGATAAAAAATTTATGCGTAGGGCTATAGCCCTGGCAGAAGAAGGAATGAATACAGGAGCTGGTGGACCTTTTGGTGCAGTTGTGGTTAAAGATGGTGAAATTATCGCTGAAGGATGGAATATCGTAACATCCAGTAATGATCCTACCGCCCATGCTGAAATAACTGCGATAAGGAGAGCATGTGAAAATTTAAATACATTTCAATTAGAAAATTGCGTGCTTTATACTAGTTGTGAACCTTGCCCCATGTGTTTAGGCGCGATCTATTGGGCGAGGCCTAAAAAAGTATTTTATGCCTTAAACCATAGTGATGCCGCTAAAATTGGTTTTGATGATCAGTTTATCTATGAAGAACTGGATAAGGACATCGAAAATAGAAAAGTACCTTTTGTAAATATTCTGCGGGAGGAAGGATTACCTGTTTTTGAGAAATGGGATAGAAAAGAAAACCGAATCGATTATTAA
- a CDS encoding organic hydroperoxide resistance protein, with translation MKTQYQTTVSATGGRNGHVKSEDGLIDFDILMPKELGGKGGTTNPEQLFAAGYAACFDSALNMVIGKAKVKPEKETTVTAIVGIGPNNEGGFQLAVKLSIEIPGVEKEKAQELVEKAHQVCPYSNATRGNIEVELEVI, from the coding sequence ATGAAAACACAATATCAAACAACAGTTTCAGCCACAGGAGGAAGAAACGGACATGTGAAAAGCGAAGATGGACTTATAGATTTTGACATTTTAATGCCCAAAGAATTAGGGGGAAAAGGCGGAACTACAAATCCAGAACAATTATTTGCAGCAGGTTATGCAGCTTGTTTCGATAGCGCTTTAAATATGGTTATCGGTAAAGCTAAGGTGAAGCCAGAAAAAGAAACTACTGTAACTGCAATAGTAGGGATTGGCCCAAATAATGAAGGTGGCTTTCAATTAGCGGTAAAACTTAGCATAGAAATTCCTGGAGTAGAGAAGGAGAAAGCACAAGAATTGGTAGAAAAGGCACACCAGGTTTGTCCTTATTCTAACGCTACCCGCGGAAATATAGAAGTTGAATTAGAAGTTATTTAA
- a CDS encoding sugar phosphate isomerase/epimerase family protein, translating to MSKLGVCSWILGISDINALMEKVKMLGLDGVQLNGDWSDYNAKEVIEAADLFDLEIFAIDPFDSVPPAQGQANAETAIAFYKNIIDFAVQVKASWVNLQGLAKWTVNCKDPKESWEMLVHCCKTLDAYAQLKKVKIAYECVNRYESPMIHTAQKAMELIKAVGHRNFGLILNSFHMHIEEPDPLEALRKSEKLLFSYQISDSNRSGIGRGQVDFVKHHGVLEEIGFDGPIIIEVVLPELVPGNTPKTALERERLDEEIRRSIRVWENLKEKPHI from the coding sequence ATGAGCAAGTTGGGGGTTTGTTCCTGGATATTAGGAATATCAGATATCAATGCGTTGATGGAAAAAGTCAAAATGCTGGGACTGGATGGGGTACAGCTTAATGGTGACTGGAGTGACTATAATGCGAAGGAAGTAATTGAAGCCGCAGATCTTTTTGATCTGGAGATTTTTGCTATAGATCCTTTTGACTCGGTCCCTCCAGCCCAAGGACAGGCGAATGCTGAAACTGCTATAGCTTTTTACAAAAACATTATTGATTTTGCAGTGCAGGTGAAAGCTTCCTGGGTAAACCTTCAGGGCCTAGCTAAGTGGACTGTTAACTGTAAAGATCCTAAGGAGTCTTGGGAAATGCTGGTGCATTGTTGTAAAACTCTGGATGCCTATGCACAACTAAAAAAAGTAAAAATAGCTTACGAATGTGTTAACCGATACGAATCGCCAATGATCCATACAGCACAAAAGGCTATGGAATTAATAAAAGCGGTGGGGCATCGCAATTTTGGGTTAATCTTGAATAGTTTTCATATGCATATTGAAGAACCAGATCCTTTAGAAGCGTTAAGAAAATCTGAGAAGCTATTATTTAGCTATCAAATTTCTGATTCCAATAGATCGGGAATCGGAAGAGGACAGGTAGATTTTGTTAAACATCATGGCGTATTAGAAGAAATAGGTTTTGACGGTCCCATAATTATTGAAGTGGTTTTACCCGAATTAGTGCCTGGCAATACGCCAAAAACAGCATTGGAAAGAGAACGCTTAGATGAAGAAATTAGGCGAAGTATAAGAGTATGGGAAAATTTAAAAGAAAAGCCCCATATTTAA